The Canis aureus isolate CA01 chromosome 11, VMU_Caureus_v.1.0, whole genome shotgun sequence genome has a segment encoding these proteins:
- the PAN2 gene encoding PAN2-PAN3 deadenylation complex catalytic subunit PAN2 isoform X4, producing MNFEGLDPGLAEYAPAMHSALDPVLDAHLNSSLLQNVELDPDGVALEALPVPESVHIMEGVYSELHSVVAEVGVPVSVSHFDLHEEMLWVGSHGGHATSFFGPALERYSSFQVNGSDDIRQIQSLENGILFLTKNNLKYMARGGLIIFDYLLDESEDMHSVLLTDSSTLLVGGLQNHILEIDLNTVQETQKYAVETPGVTIMRQTNRFFFCGHTSGKVSLRDLRTFKVEHEFDAFSGSLSDFDVHGNLLAACGFSSRLTGLACDRFLKVYDLRMMRAITPLQVHVDPAFLRFIPTYTSRLAIISQSGQCQFCEPTGLANPADIFHVNPVGPLLMTFDVSASKQALAFGDSEGCVHLWTDSPEPSFNPYSRETEFALPCLVDSLPPLDWSQDLLPLSLIPVPLTTDALLSDWPAANSAPAPRRAPPVDAEILRTMKKVGFIGYAPNPRTRLRNQIPYRLKESDSEFDSFSQVTESPIGREEEPHLHMISKKYRKVTIKYSKLGLEDFDFKHYNKTLFAGLEPHIPNAYCNCMIQVLYFLEPVRCLIQNHLCQKEFCLACELGFLFHMLDLSRGDPCQGSNFLRAFRTIPEASALGLILADSDEASGKGSLARLIQRWNRFILTQLHQDMQELEVPQAYRGAGGSFCSSGDSVIGQLFSCEMENCSLCRCGSETVRASSTLLFTLSYPEDKTGKSCDFAQVLKRSICLEQNTQAWCDNCEKYQPTIQTRNIRHLPDILVINCEVNSLKEADFWRVQAEVAFKMAIKKHGGEISKNKEFTLADWKELGSPEGMLMCSSVEELKNVWLPFSIRMKMTKNKGLDVCNWTDGDEIQWGPARAEEEHGVYVYDLMATVVHILDSRTGGSLVAHIKVGETYHQRKEGVTHQQWYLFNDFLIEPIDKHEAVQFDMSWKVPAILYYVKRNLNSKYNLNIKNPIEASVLLAEASLARKQRKTHTTFIPLMLNEMPQVGDLVGLDAEFVTLNEEEAELRSDGTKSTIKPSQMSVARITCVRGQGPNEGIPFIDDYISTQEQVVDYLTQYSGIKPGDLDAKISSKHLTTLKSTYLKLRFLIDIGVKFVGHGLQKDFRVINLMVPKDQVLDTVYLFHMPRKRMISLRFLAWYFLDLKIQGETHDSIEDARTALQLYRKYLELSKNGTEPESFHKVLKGLYEKGRKMDWKVPEPEGQTSPKNAAVFSSVLAL from the exons ATGAACTTCGAGGGCCTGGACCCTGGACTGGCGGAGTATGCCCCCGCCATGCATTCTGCCCTGGACCCTGTCCTGGATGCCCACCTGAATTCAAGTCTGCTACAGAATGTGGAGCTGGATCCGGACGGGGTGGCCTTGGAGGCTCTTCCTGTCCCGGAGTCAGTACACATAATGGAAGGTGTCTACTCTGAATTGCACAGTGTGGTGGCCGAAGTGGGTGTGCCTGTCTCCGTCTCCCACTTTGACTTGCACGAGGAGATGCTGTGGGTGGGAAGCCACGGG GGCCATGCCACTTCATTTTTTGGCCCAGCCTTGGAGCGTTACTCATCCTTTCAGGTCAATGGCAGTGATGACATTCGACAGATCCAGAGCCTGGAAAATGGTATCCTTTTTCTCACCAAGAACAACCTCAAGTATATGGCCCGTGGGGGCCTCATTATATTTGATTACCT GCTAGATGAGAGTGAGGATATGCACAGTGTCCTGCTGACGGATAGCAGCACTCTGCTTGTTGGCGGGCTGCAGAACCACATACTGGAGATTGACCTTAACACTGTCCAGGAGACTCAGAAG TACGCAGTCGAGACGCCCGGAGTCACCATTATGAGACAGACAAATCGCTTCTTCTTCTGTGGCCACACATCTGGCAAG GTTTCCCTGCGAGACCTTCGCACTTTTAAGGTGGAGCATGAGTTCGACGCTTTCTCAGGGAGTCTGTCAGATTTTGATGTGCATGGCAACCTGCTGGCCGCCTGTGGCTTCTCTAGTCGCCTCACTGGCCTGGCCTGTGACCGTTTCCTGAAGGTGTATGATCTGCGTATGATGCGTGCCATCACACCACTTCAAGTACACGTGGATCCTGCCTTTTTGCGCTTCATCCCTACCTACACGTCCCGACTTGCTATCATCTCCCAGTCAG gGCAGTGCCAGTTTTGTGAGCCCACAGGCCTGGCCAACCCAGCAGACATCTTTCATGTGAATCCTGTGGGGCCTCTACTAATGACATTTGACGTATCGGCCAGCAAGCAGGCCCTAGCCTTTGGGGATTCTGAGGGCTGTGTGCACCTCTGGACTGATTCCCCTGAGCCTTCCTTCAACCCTTACTCCCGTGAGACCGAGTTTGCTCTACCCTGTCTCGTGGACTCACTGCCTCCTCTGGACTGGAGTCAGGACCTGCTGCCTCTTTCCCTCATCCCTGTCCCGCTCACTACCGACGCGCTTCTCTCGGATTGGCCTGCCGCCAACTCAGCGCCAGCCCCCAG GCGAGCGCCACCTGTGGATGCAGAGATTCTCCGCACCATGAAGAAAGTGGGCTTCATTGGCTATGCGCCCAACCCCCGCACCAGGCTGCGCAATCAG ATCCCTTACCGACTCAAGGAATCAGACAGTGAATTTGACAGCTTCAGCCAGGTCACTGAGTCACCGATAGGGCGGGAAGAGGAGCCACATCTCCACATGATCTCTAAGAAATACCGCAAG GTAACCATCAAATACTCCAAGCTAGGGCTGGAGGACTTTGACTTCAAACACTACAATAAGACCCTGTTTGCTGGATTAGAGCCCCACATCCCCAATGCCTACTGTAACTGCATGATCCAG GTGCTCTACTTCCTGGAGCCTGTCCGCTGTCTAATCCAGAACCATCTTTGCCAGAAGGAGTTCTGCCTGGCATGTGAGCTGGGCTTCCTCTTCCACATGTTGGATCTCTCTCGAGGTGACCCTTGTCAG GGCAGTAATTTTCTTCGGGCATTCCGCACCATCCCTGAGGCATCGGCGCTTGGTCTGATCCTGGCTGACTCAGATGAGGCGTCAGGCAAAGGCAGTCTGGCCAGGCTTATTCAGAGGTGGAATCGCTTCATTCTTACTCAGCTGCATCAGGATATGCAGGAGCTCGAAGTACCCCAGGCTTATCGAGGTGCTGGAGGCAG CTTTTGCTCATCGGGGGACTCTGTCATCGGGCAGCTGTTCAGCTGTGAGATGGAGAACTGCAGCCTCTGCCGCTGTGGCAGTGAGACCGTGCGAGCCTCATCCACCCTGCTCTTCACGCTCTCCTACCCCGAGG ATAAAACCGGGAAGAGTTGTGACTTTGCTCAGGTGCTGAAGCGAAGCATCTGCCTGGAGCAGAATACACAGGCTTGGTGTGACAACTGTGAGAAGTACCAGCCCACG attcaGACCCGCAACATCCGCCATCTGCCAGATATTCTTGTCATCAACTGTGAGGTGAACAGCTTGAAAGAAGCTGATTTCTGGAGAGTGCAGGCTGAG GTTGCCTTTAAGATGGCCATAAAGAAGCATGGTGGGGAAATCTCCAAAAACAAAGAGTTTACTTTGGCTGATTG GAAAGAACTAGGGAGTCCAGAGGGTATGCTGATGTGTTCCTCCGTTGAGGAATTGAAGAACGTCTGGCTTCCTTTCTCCATTCGCATGAAGATGACCAAGAACAAAGGGCTGGATGTTTGCAATTGGACTGATGGCGATGAGATACAG TGGGGCCCAGccagggcagaggaggagcatGGTGTCTATGTGTATGACCTGATGGCTACTGTGGTACACATCCTGGACTCACGCAcagggggcagcctggtggctcacaTCAAAGTTGGAGAGACCTACCACCAGCGTAAGGAG GGTGTTACCCACCAGCAGTGGTATCTCTTCAATGACTTTCTTATTGAACCTATTGATAAG caTGAAGCTGTGCAGTTTGACATGAGTTGGAAAGTGCCTGCTATCCTTTATTACGTCAAAAGGAATCTTAATTCCAAATACAACCTGAACA TCAAGAACCCTATTGAAGCCAGTGTCCTGCTGGCTGAAGCCTCACTAGCACGGAAGCAACGGAAAACACACACTACTTTTATTCCACTGATGCTGAATGAGATGCCACAGGTTGGGGACCTGGTGGGCCTGGATGCTGAGTTTGTCACCCTTAATGAG GAGGAAGCAGAGTTACGCAGTGATGGCACCAAGTCTACCATCAAACCAAGCCAGATGTCAGTAGCGAGGATTACCTGTGTTCGAGGCCAAGGACCCAATGAGGGTATCCCCTTCATTGATGACTACATTTCTACCCAGGAACAG GTGGTGGATTACTTGACTCAGTACTCGGGGATAAAGCCAGGAGACCTAGATGCCAAGATTTCCTCTAAGCACCTGACAACTCTCAAGTCTACCTACTTAAAGCTTCGTTTTCTTATAGACATTGGAGTCAAGTTTGTGGGTCACGGTCTACAGAAGGACTTCCGGGTCATCAACCTCATG GTGCCCAAGGACCAAGTCCTTGACACTGTCTATCTCTTTCATATGCCCCGAAAACGAATGATTTCCCTGCGATTCCTTGCTTGGTACTTTTTAG ACTTGAAGATTCAAGGGGAAACCCATGACAGTATTGAGGATGCCCGCACAGCCCTTCAGCTCTACCGAAAATATCTGGAGCTAAGCAAAAATGGCACTGAGCCTGAGTCCTTCCACAAAGTGCTCAAGGGTCTTTATGAGAAGGGCCGGAAGATGGACTGGAAAGTGCCTGAACCTGAGGGCCAGACAAGTCCCAAGA ATGCAGCTGTCTTCTCTTCAGTGTTGGCGCTTTGA
- the PAN2 gene encoding PAN2-PAN3 deadenylation complex catalytic subunit PAN2 isoform X3 yields the protein MNFEGLDPGLAEYAPAMHSALDPVLDAHLNSSLLQNVELDPDGVALEALPVPESVHIMEGVYSELHSVVAEVGVPVSVSHFDLHEEMLWVGSHGGHATSFFGPALERYSSFQVNGSDDIRQIQSLENGILFLTKNNLKYMARGGLIIFDYLLDESEDMHSVLLTDSSTLLVGGLQNHILEIDLNTVQETQKYAVETPGVTIMRQTNRFFFCGHTSGKVSLRDLRTFKVEHEFDAFSGSLSDFDVHGNLLAACGFSSRLTGLACDRFLKVYDLRMMRAITPLQVHVDPAFLRFIPTYTSRLAIISQSGQCQFCEPTGLANPADIFHVNPVGPLLMTFDVSASKQALAFGDSEGCVHLWTDSPEPSFNPYSRETEFALPCLVDSLPPLDWSQDLLPLSLIPVPLTTDALLSDWPAANSAPAPRRAPPVDAEILRTMKKVGFIGYAPNPRTRLRNQIPYRLKESDSEFDSFSQVTESPIGREEEPHLHMISKKYRKVTIKYSKLGLEDFDFKHYNKTLFAGLEPHIPNAYCNCMIQVLYFLEPVRCLIQNHLCQKEFCLACELGFLFHMLDLSRGDPCQGSNFLRAFRTIPEASALGLILADSDEASGKGSLARLIQRWNRFILTQLHQDMQELEVPQAYRGAGGSSFCSSGDSVIGQLFSCEMENCSLCRCGSETVRASSTLLFTLSYPEDKTGKSCDFAQVLKRSICLEQNTQAWCDNCEKYQPTIQTRNIRHLPDILVINCEVNSLKEADFWRVQAEVAFKMAIKKHGGEISKNKEFTLADWKELGSPEGMLMCSSVEELKNVWLPFSIRMKMTKNKGLDVCNWTDGDEIQWGPARAEEEHGVYVYDLMATVVHILDSRTGGSLVAHIKVGETYHQRKEGVTHQQWYLFNDFLIEPIDKHEAVQFDMSWKVPAILYYVKRNLNSKYNLNIKNPIEASVLLAEASLARKQRKTHTTFIPLMLNEMPQVGDLVGLDAEFVTLNEEEAELRSDGTKSTIKPSQMSVARITCVRGQGPNEGIPFIDDYISTQEQVVDYLTQYSGIKPGDLDAKISSKHLTTLKSTYLKLRFLIDIGVKFVGHGLQKDFRVINLMVPKDQVLDTVYLFHMPRKRMISLRFLAWYFLDLKIQGETHDSIEDARTALQLYRKYLELSKNGTEPESFHKVLKGLYEKGRKMDWKVPEPEGQTSPKNAAVFSSVLAL from the exons ATGAACTTCGAGGGCCTGGACCCTGGACTGGCGGAGTATGCCCCCGCCATGCATTCTGCCCTGGACCCTGTCCTGGATGCCCACCTGAATTCAAGTCTGCTACAGAATGTGGAGCTGGATCCGGACGGGGTGGCCTTGGAGGCTCTTCCTGTCCCGGAGTCAGTACACATAATGGAAGGTGTCTACTCTGAATTGCACAGTGTGGTGGCCGAAGTGGGTGTGCCTGTCTCCGTCTCCCACTTTGACTTGCACGAGGAGATGCTGTGGGTGGGAAGCCACGGG GGCCATGCCACTTCATTTTTTGGCCCAGCCTTGGAGCGTTACTCATCCTTTCAGGTCAATGGCAGTGATGACATTCGACAGATCCAGAGCCTGGAAAATGGTATCCTTTTTCTCACCAAGAACAACCTCAAGTATATGGCCCGTGGGGGCCTCATTATATTTGATTACCT GCTAGATGAGAGTGAGGATATGCACAGTGTCCTGCTGACGGATAGCAGCACTCTGCTTGTTGGCGGGCTGCAGAACCACATACTGGAGATTGACCTTAACACTGTCCAGGAGACTCAGAAG TACGCAGTCGAGACGCCCGGAGTCACCATTATGAGACAGACAAATCGCTTCTTCTTCTGTGGCCACACATCTGGCAAG GTTTCCCTGCGAGACCTTCGCACTTTTAAGGTGGAGCATGAGTTCGACGCTTTCTCAGGGAGTCTGTCAGATTTTGATGTGCATGGCAACCTGCTGGCCGCCTGTGGCTTCTCTAGTCGCCTCACTGGCCTGGCCTGTGACCGTTTCCTGAAGGTGTATGATCTGCGTATGATGCGTGCCATCACACCACTTCAAGTACACGTGGATCCTGCCTTTTTGCGCTTCATCCCTACCTACACGTCCCGACTTGCTATCATCTCCCAGTCAG gGCAGTGCCAGTTTTGTGAGCCCACAGGCCTGGCCAACCCAGCAGACATCTTTCATGTGAATCCTGTGGGGCCTCTACTAATGACATTTGACGTATCGGCCAGCAAGCAGGCCCTAGCCTTTGGGGATTCTGAGGGCTGTGTGCACCTCTGGACTGATTCCCCTGAGCCTTCCTTCAACCCTTACTCCCGTGAGACCGAGTTTGCTCTACCCTGTCTCGTGGACTCACTGCCTCCTCTGGACTGGAGTCAGGACCTGCTGCCTCTTTCCCTCATCCCTGTCCCGCTCACTACCGACGCGCTTCTCTCGGATTGGCCTGCCGCCAACTCAGCGCCAGCCCCCAG GCGAGCGCCACCTGTGGATGCAGAGATTCTCCGCACCATGAAGAAAGTGGGCTTCATTGGCTATGCGCCCAACCCCCGCACCAGGCTGCGCAATCAG ATCCCTTACCGACTCAAGGAATCAGACAGTGAATTTGACAGCTTCAGCCAGGTCACTGAGTCACCGATAGGGCGGGAAGAGGAGCCACATCTCCACATGATCTCTAAGAAATACCGCAAG GTAACCATCAAATACTCCAAGCTAGGGCTGGAGGACTTTGACTTCAAACACTACAATAAGACCCTGTTTGCTGGATTAGAGCCCCACATCCCCAATGCCTACTGTAACTGCATGATCCAG GTGCTCTACTTCCTGGAGCCTGTCCGCTGTCTAATCCAGAACCATCTTTGCCAGAAGGAGTTCTGCCTGGCATGTGAGCTGGGCTTCCTCTTCCACATGTTGGATCTCTCTCGAGGTGACCCTTGTCAG GGCAGTAATTTTCTTCGGGCATTCCGCACCATCCCTGAGGCATCGGCGCTTGGTCTGATCCTGGCTGACTCAGATGAGGCGTCAGGCAAAGGCAGTCTGGCCAGGCTTATTCAGAGGTGGAATCGCTTCATTCTTACTCAGCTGCATCAGGATATGCAGGAGCTCGAAGTACCCCAGGCTTATCGAGGTGCTGGAGGCAG CAGCTTTTGCTCATCGGGGGACTCTGTCATCGGGCAGCTGTTCAGCTGTGAGATGGAGAACTGCAGCCTCTGCCGCTGTGGCAGTGAGACCGTGCGAGCCTCATCCACCCTGCTCTTCACGCTCTCCTACCCCGAGG ATAAAACCGGGAAGAGTTGTGACTTTGCTCAGGTGCTGAAGCGAAGCATCTGCCTGGAGCAGAATACACAGGCTTGGTGTGACAACTGTGAGAAGTACCAGCCCACG attcaGACCCGCAACATCCGCCATCTGCCAGATATTCTTGTCATCAACTGTGAGGTGAACAGCTTGAAAGAAGCTGATTTCTGGAGAGTGCAGGCTGAG GTTGCCTTTAAGATGGCCATAAAGAAGCATGGTGGGGAAATCTCCAAAAACAAAGAGTTTACTTTGGCTGATTG GAAAGAACTAGGGAGTCCAGAGGGTATGCTGATGTGTTCCTCCGTTGAGGAATTGAAGAACGTCTGGCTTCCTTTCTCCATTCGCATGAAGATGACCAAGAACAAAGGGCTGGATGTTTGCAATTGGACTGATGGCGATGAGATACAG TGGGGCCCAGccagggcagaggaggagcatGGTGTCTATGTGTATGACCTGATGGCTACTGTGGTACACATCCTGGACTCACGCAcagggggcagcctggtggctcacaTCAAAGTTGGAGAGACCTACCACCAGCGTAAGGAG GGTGTTACCCACCAGCAGTGGTATCTCTTCAATGACTTTCTTATTGAACCTATTGATAAG caTGAAGCTGTGCAGTTTGACATGAGTTGGAAAGTGCCTGCTATCCTTTATTACGTCAAAAGGAATCTTAATTCCAAATACAACCTGAACA TCAAGAACCCTATTGAAGCCAGTGTCCTGCTGGCTGAAGCCTCACTAGCACGGAAGCAACGGAAAACACACACTACTTTTATTCCACTGATGCTGAATGAGATGCCACAGGTTGGGGACCTGGTGGGCCTGGATGCTGAGTTTGTCACCCTTAATGAG GAGGAAGCAGAGTTACGCAGTGATGGCACCAAGTCTACCATCAAACCAAGCCAGATGTCAGTAGCGAGGATTACCTGTGTTCGAGGCCAAGGACCCAATGAGGGTATCCCCTTCATTGATGACTACATTTCTACCCAGGAACAG GTGGTGGATTACTTGACTCAGTACTCGGGGATAAAGCCAGGAGACCTAGATGCCAAGATTTCCTCTAAGCACCTGACAACTCTCAAGTCTACCTACTTAAAGCTTCGTTTTCTTATAGACATTGGAGTCAAGTTTGTGGGTCACGGTCTACAGAAGGACTTCCGGGTCATCAACCTCATG GTGCCCAAGGACCAAGTCCTTGACACTGTCTATCTCTTTCATATGCCCCGAAAACGAATGATTTCCCTGCGATTCCTTGCTTGGTACTTTTTAG ACTTGAAGATTCAAGGGGAAACCCATGACAGTATTGAGGATGCCCGCACAGCCCTTCAGCTCTACCGAAAATATCTGGAGCTAAGCAAAAATGGCACTGAGCCTGAGTCCTTCCACAAAGTGCTCAAGGGTCTTTATGAGAAGGGCCGGAAGATGGACTGGAAAGTGCCTGAACCTGAGGGCCAGACAAGTCCCAAGA ATGCAGCTGTCTTCTCTTCAGTGTTGGCGCTTTGA
- the PAN2 gene encoding PAN2-PAN3 deadenylation complex catalytic subunit PAN2 isoform X6, with the protein MARGGLIIFDYLLDESEDMHSVLLTDSSTLLVGGLQNHILEIDLNTVQETQKYAVETPGVTIMRQTNRFFFCGHTSGKVSLRDLRTFKVEHEFDAFSGSLSDFDVHGNLLAACGFSSRLTGLACDRFLKVYDLRMMRAITPLQVHVDPAFLRFIPTYTSRLAIISQSGQCQFCEPTGLANPADIFHVNPVGPLLMTFDVSASKQALAFGDSEGCVHLWTDSPEPSFNPYSRETEFALPCLVDSLPPLDWSQDLLPLSLIPVPLTTDALLSDWPAANSAPAPRRAPPVDAEILRTMKKVGFIGYAPNPRTRLRNQIPYRLKESDSEFDSFSQVTESPIGREEEPHLHMISKKYRKVTIKYSKLGLEDFDFKHYNKTLFAGLEPHIPNAYCNCMIQVLYFLEPVRCLIQNHLCQKEFCLACELGFLFHMLDLSRGDPCQGSNFLRAFRTIPEASALGLILADSDEASGKGSLARLIQRWNRFILTQLHQDMQELEVPQAYRGAGGSSFCSSGDSVIGQLFSCEMENCSLCRCGSETVRASSTLLFTLSYPEGSTSDKTGKSCDFAQVLKRSICLEQNTQAWCDNCEKYQPTIQTRNIRHLPDILVINCEVNSLKEADFWRVQAEVAFKMAIKKHGGEISKNKEFTLADWKELGSPEGMLMCSSVEELKNVWLPFSIRMKMTKNKGLDVCNWTDGDEIQWGPARAEEEHGVYVYDLMATVVHILDSRTGGSLVAHIKVGETYHQRKEGVTHQQWYLFNDFLIEPIDKHEAVQFDMSWKVPAILYYVKRNLNSKYNLNIKNPIEASVLLAEASLARKQRKTHTTFIPLMLNEMPQVGDLVGLDAEFVTLNEEEAELRSDGTKSTIKPSQMSVARITCVRGQGPNEGIPFIDDYISTQEQVVDYLTQYSGIKPGDLDAKISSKHLTTLKSTYLKLRFLIDIGVKFVGHGLQKDFRVINLMVPKDQVLDTVYLFHMPRKRMISLRFLAWYFLDLKIQGETHDSIEDARTALQLYRKYLELSKNGTEPESFHKVLKGLYEKGRKMDWKVPEPEGQTSPKNAAVFSSVLAL; encoded by the exons ATGGCCCGTGGGGGCCTCATTATATTTGATTACCT GCTAGATGAGAGTGAGGATATGCACAGTGTCCTGCTGACGGATAGCAGCACTCTGCTTGTTGGCGGGCTGCAGAACCACATACTGGAGATTGACCTTAACACTGTCCAGGAGACTCAGAAG TACGCAGTCGAGACGCCCGGAGTCACCATTATGAGACAGACAAATCGCTTCTTCTTCTGTGGCCACACATCTGGCAAG GTTTCCCTGCGAGACCTTCGCACTTTTAAGGTGGAGCATGAGTTCGACGCTTTCTCAGGGAGTCTGTCAGATTTTGATGTGCATGGCAACCTGCTGGCCGCCTGTGGCTTCTCTAGTCGCCTCACTGGCCTGGCCTGTGACCGTTTCCTGAAGGTGTATGATCTGCGTATGATGCGTGCCATCACACCACTTCAAGTACACGTGGATCCTGCCTTTTTGCGCTTCATCCCTACCTACACGTCCCGACTTGCTATCATCTCCCAGTCAG gGCAGTGCCAGTTTTGTGAGCCCACAGGCCTGGCCAACCCAGCAGACATCTTTCATGTGAATCCTGTGGGGCCTCTACTAATGACATTTGACGTATCGGCCAGCAAGCAGGCCCTAGCCTTTGGGGATTCTGAGGGCTGTGTGCACCTCTGGACTGATTCCCCTGAGCCTTCCTTCAACCCTTACTCCCGTGAGACCGAGTTTGCTCTACCCTGTCTCGTGGACTCACTGCCTCCTCTGGACTGGAGTCAGGACCTGCTGCCTCTTTCCCTCATCCCTGTCCCGCTCACTACCGACGCGCTTCTCTCGGATTGGCCTGCCGCCAACTCAGCGCCAGCCCCCAG GCGAGCGCCACCTGTGGATGCAGAGATTCTCCGCACCATGAAGAAAGTGGGCTTCATTGGCTATGCGCCCAACCCCCGCACCAGGCTGCGCAATCAG ATCCCTTACCGACTCAAGGAATCAGACAGTGAATTTGACAGCTTCAGCCAGGTCACTGAGTCACCGATAGGGCGGGAAGAGGAGCCACATCTCCACATGATCTCTAAGAAATACCGCAAG GTAACCATCAAATACTCCAAGCTAGGGCTGGAGGACTTTGACTTCAAACACTACAATAAGACCCTGTTTGCTGGATTAGAGCCCCACATCCCCAATGCCTACTGTAACTGCATGATCCAG GTGCTCTACTTCCTGGAGCCTGTCCGCTGTCTAATCCAGAACCATCTTTGCCAGAAGGAGTTCTGCCTGGCATGTGAGCTGGGCTTCCTCTTCCACATGTTGGATCTCTCTCGAGGTGACCCTTGTCAG GGCAGTAATTTTCTTCGGGCATTCCGCACCATCCCTGAGGCATCGGCGCTTGGTCTGATCCTGGCTGACTCAGATGAGGCGTCAGGCAAAGGCAGTCTGGCCAGGCTTATTCAGAGGTGGAATCGCTTCATTCTTACTCAGCTGCATCAGGATATGCAGGAGCTCGAAGTACCCCAGGCTTATCGAGGTGCTGGAGGCAG CAGCTTTTGCTCATCGGGGGACTCTGTCATCGGGCAGCTGTTCAGCTGTGAGATGGAGAACTGCAGCCTCTGCCGCTGTGGCAGTGAGACCGTGCGAGCCTCATCCACCCTGCTCTTCACGCTCTCCTACCCCGAGGGTAGCACCAGCG ATAAAACCGGGAAGAGTTGTGACTTTGCTCAGGTGCTGAAGCGAAGCATCTGCCTGGAGCAGAATACACAGGCTTGGTGTGACAACTGTGAGAAGTACCAGCCCACG attcaGACCCGCAACATCCGCCATCTGCCAGATATTCTTGTCATCAACTGTGAGGTGAACAGCTTGAAAGAAGCTGATTTCTGGAGAGTGCAGGCTGAG GTTGCCTTTAAGATGGCCATAAAGAAGCATGGTGGGGAAATCTCCAAAAACAAAGAGTTTACTTTGGCTGATTG GAAAGAACTAGGGAGTCCAGAGGGTATGCTGATGTGTTCCTCCGTTGAGGAATTGAAGAACGTCTGGCTTCCTTTCTCCATTCGCATGAAGATGACCAAGAACAAAGGGCTGGATGTTTGCAATTGGACTGATGGCGATGAGATACAG TGGGGCCCAGccagggcagaggaggagcatGGTGTCTATGTGTATGACCTGATGGCTACTGTGGTACACATCCTGGACTCACGCAcagggggcagcctggtggctcacaTCAAAGTTGGAGAGACCTACCACCAGCGTAAGGAG GGTGTTACCCACCAGCAGTGGTATCTCTTCAATGACTTTCTTATTGAACCTATTGATAAG caTGAAGCTGTGCAGTTTGACATGAGTTGGAAAGTGCCTGCTATCCTTTATTACGTCAAAAGGAATCTTAATTCCAAATACAACCTGAACA TCAAGAACCCTATTGAAGCCAGTGTCCTGCTGGCTGAAGCCTCACTAGCACGGAAGCAACGGAAAACACACACTACTTTTATTCCACTGATGCTGAATGAGATGCCACAGGTTGGGGACCTGGTGGGCCTGGATGCTGAGTTTGTCACCCTTAATGAG GAGGAAGCAGAGTTACGCAGTGATGGCACCAAGTCTACCATCAAACCAAGCCAGATGTCAGTAGCGAGGATTACCTGTGTTCGAGGCCAAGGACCCAATGAGGGTATCCCCTTCATTGATGACTACATTTCTACCCAGGAACAG GTGGTGGATTACTTGACTCAGTACTCGGGGATAAAGCCAGGAGACCTAGATGCCAAGATTTCCTCTAAGCACCTGACAACTCTCAAGTCTACCTACTTAAAGCTTCGTTTTCTTATAGACATTGGAGTCAAGTTTGTGGGTCACGGTCTACAGAAGGACTTCCGGGTCATCAACCTCATG GTGCCCAAGGACCAAGTCCTTGACACTGTCTATCTCTTTCATATGCCCCGAAAACGAATGATTTCCCTGCGATTCCTTGCTTGGTACTTTTTAG ACTTGAAGATTCAAGGGGAAACCCATGACAGTATTGAGGATGCCCGCACAGCCCTTCAGCTCTACCGAAAATATCTGGAGCTAAGCAAAAATGGCACTGAGCCTGAGTCCTTCCACAAAGTGCTCAAGGGTCTTTATGAGAAGGGCCGGAAGATGGACTGGAAAGTGCCTGAACCTGAGGGCCAGACAAGTCCCAAGA ATGCAGCTGTCTTCTCTTCAGTGTTGGCGCTTTGA